Proteins from one Ignavibacteriota bacterium genomic window:
- a CDS encoding response regulator — protein sequence MTIPDIVDILLVEDNPGDAELIVRAIRRQNILNPLHVVEDGAEALDFIFCRGSYAQRTMTMQPKMIMLDLKLPKINGLEVLEAIKREEATRHIPVVVVTSSSEDPDIKTAYALGVNSYVVKPVESTAFIEAMAQIGLYWLLVNAPPR from the coding sequence TGACCATCCCTGACATTGTCGATATTCTTCTCGTGGAGGATAATCCGGGTGATGCCGAGCTGATCGTAAGAGCCATTCGACGACAGAACATTCTCAATCCCCTGCACGTGGTCGAAGACGGGGCGGAAGCACTCGATTTTATATTCTGCCGCGGCAGCTACGCTCAGCGTACCATGACCATGCAGCCAAAGATGATCATGCTTGATCTCAAGCTTCCTAAAATCAACGGATTGGAAGTGCTCGAGGCCATCAAACGTGAAGAGGCGACACGGCACATCCCCGTGGTTGTTGTTACCTCGTCGAGTGAGGATCCCGATATCAAAACTGCCTATGCGCTCGGAGTGAATAGTTATGTGGTGAAACCTGTCGAGTCCACTGCCTTTATTGAAGCGATGGCCCAGATCGGACTGTACTGGCTGCTTGTGAACGCACCGCCACGATAG